A genomic region of Rhodanobacter sp. contains the following coding sequences:
- the rlmN gene encoding 23S rRNA (adenine(2503)-C(2))-methyltransferase RlmN, which yields MTQVPAISSDQPGAAGKVNLLDFDRQGLRDFFAQLGEKPYRAEQVMKWIYHHLESDFANMTDVGKALRAKLEASCHVGPPQTLVDKAAADGTHKWLLGMDGRNAVEAVYIPEPTRGTLCVSSQIGCALNCQFCSTGAQGFNRNLSTAEIIGQMWVAAKQLGNVTHQNRRITNVVMMGMGEPLANFDNVVRAMSLMRDDLGFGLASKRVTLSTAGMVPMIDKLSDVIDVSLAVSLHAANDELRTELVPLNKRYPLAELTAACQRWIARKPRTSITFEYTLMKGVNDQPEHAKQLIRFMRRLPTCKVNLIPFNPFPGTRFERSDAEAIRAFQTQLLNAGILTMLRRTRGDDIDAACGQLAGQVNDRTRRSAGIRQRVDQEVTHAL from the coding sequence ATGACCCAGGTACCCGCCATTTCATCCGACCAGCCCGGCGCCGCCGGCAAGGTCAACCTGCTCGACTTCGATCGTCAGGGGCTGCGCGATTTCTTCGCGCAGCTCGGCGAGAAGCCGTATCGCGCCGAGCAGGTGATGAAGTGGATCTACCACCACCTGGAGTCCGACTTCGCCAACATGACCGACGTGGGCAAGGCGCTGCGCGCCAAGCTGGAAGCGAGCTGCCACGTCGGTCCGCCGCAGACCCTGGTGGACAAGGCCGCCGCCGACGGCACGCACAAGTGGCTGCTCGGCATGGACGGCCGCAACGCAGTGGAGGCGGTGTACATCCCCGAGCCCACCCGCGGCACGCTGTGCGTGTCCTCGCAGATCGGTTGCGCGCTGAACTGCCAGTTCTGCTCCACAGGCGCGCAGGGCTTCAACCGCAACCTCTCCACCGCCGAGATCATCGGCCAGATGTGGGTGGCGGCGAAGCAGCTGGGCAACGTCACCCACCAGAACCGCCGTATCACCAACGTGGTGATGATGGGCATGGGCGAGCCGCTGGCGAACTTCGACAACGTGGTGCGGGCGATGAGCCTGATGCGCGACGATCTGGGTTTCGGCCTCGCGTCCAAGCGCGTCACGCTGTCCACCGCCGGCATGGTGCCGATGATCGACAAGCTGTCGGACGTCATCGACGTGTCGCTGGCGGTGTCGCTGCACGCGGCCAACGATGAGCTGCGCACCGAGCTGGTGCCGCTCAACAAGCGCTATCCGCTGGCCGAGCTTACCGCAGCCTGCCAGCGCTGGATCGCGCGCAAGCCGCGCACCTCGATCACCTTCGAATACACCTTGATGAAGGGCGTGAACGACCAGCCGGAGCACGCAAAGCAGCTGATCCGCTTCATGCGCAGGCTGCCGACCTGCAAGGTCAACCTGATCCCGTTCAATCCCTTCCCGGGTACGCGCTTCGAGCGTTCCGACGCCGAGGCCATCCGCGCTTTCCAGACCCAGTTGCTCAACGCCGGCATCCTCACCATGCTGCGCCGGACCCGCGGCGACGACATCGATGCCGCCTGCGGCCAGCTGGCCGGGCAGGTGAACGACCGCACCCGGCGCAGCGCCGGGATTCGCCAACGTGTGGACCAAGAGGTGACGCATGCGCTGTAA
- a CDS encoding YfgM family protein produces MAFDAYDDYEQSERVQKWLRENGLSIALGIVIGLVGIFGLQQWRKHQANHEAAAATLYQQAEVARIGGKPTAATAFVDELMKDYAKSPYALFAVSDRAKQQVQDKQFDKAIASLQWAEAHAADPALKSLVQLRMARVQLAKGDDQAALSTLDSMPAGQFAGLKQELRGDALVKLGRADEARTAYQSAMAALGEDAPQHAVLQMKIDDLAVAGKQGA; encoded by the coding sequence ATGGCATTCGACGCATACGACGATTACGAACAAAGCGAACGTGTCCAGAAGTGGCTGCGCGAGAACGGCCTTTCCATCGCCCTGGGCATCGTGATCGGCCTGGTCGGCATCTTCGGCCTGCAGCAATGGCGCAAGCACCAGGCCAATCACGAGGCCGCGGCCGCCACGTTGTACCAACAGGCCGAGGTGGCGCGGATCGGCGGCAAGCCGACGGCTGCCACCGCTTTCGTCGACGAACTGATGAAGGACTACGCTAAGTCGCCGTATGCGCTGTTCGCAGTGAGCGACCGCGCGAAGCAACAGGTGCAGGACAAGCAGTTCGACAAGGCCATCGCCTCCTTGCAGTGGGCCGAGGCGCATGCCGCCGATCCGGCGCTGAAGTCGCTGGTGCAGTTGCGCATGGCACGTGTCCAGCTGGCCAAGGGCGACGACCAGGCCGCCTTGTCCACGCTCGATTCCATGCCGGCCGGTCAGTTCGCCGGCCTGAAGCAGGAACTCCGCGGCGATGCGCTGGTCAAGCTGGGACGCGCCGACGAAGCCCGCACGGCCTATCAGTCGGCGATGGCGGCACTGGGTGAGGACGCGCCGCAACATGCCGTCCTGCAAATGAAGATCGACGATCTGGCTGTGGCCGGAAAGCAGGGTGCATGA
- the bamB gene encoding outer membrane protein assembly factor BamB codes for MKHVVKKSAWLLALGALVLLTGCDSFKKKNIEPPTPLDKHFTPTVQVSKVWTARIGDGAGISGVRLRPTVADGVLYAVSTDGKIAAFDAASGKKLWEKTAKVKKGWFGFGGKKGKAVPNGSYAGGPTVVGNLLAVGTLDGYVYGMNPKDGSPLWSSELDSEVIAAPAISGDLVIVRTQDGRVYGLDAATGKRRWVYDQGTVPTLSLRGYGMPLAANGVVFIGSDDGKLVALREDNGEKLWEQRLANGDGRTDIERLDDADGTIALDGSTLYGSAYHGNLTAIDGPSGRPLWSHPFSTYTSLALGSNAIYGVNDQGEVWAFDRSSGADMWKNAKLKYRWLTGPAVQGNYVVVADAYGFVHWLQAGDGALAARMRLSKKPIQAQPLVVGDTVYVEDVKGHLGAYRLAAH; via the coding sequence ATGAAACACGTGGTGAAAAAGAGCGCTTGGTTGCTTGCCTTGGGTGCGCTGGTCTTGTTGACCGGCTGCGATTCCTTCAAGAAGAAGAACATCGAGCCGCCCACGCCGCTGGACAAGCACTTCACGCCGACGGTGCAGGTCAGCAAGGTCTGGACGGCGCGCATCGGCGATGGCGCCGGCATCAGTGGCGTGCGTCTGCGGCCGACGGTGGCGGACGGCGTGCTCTATGCGGTTAGCACCGACGGCAAGATCGCCGCGTTCGACGCCGCCAGCGGCAAGAAGCTGTGGGAGAAGACCGCCAAGGTCAAGAAGGGCTGGTTCGGTTTCGGCGGCAAGAAAGGCAAGGCCGTGCCCAACGGCTCCTATGCCGGCGGCCCGACCGTGGTCGGCAACCTGCTTGCGGTCGGCACGCTGGACGGTTACGTCTACGGCATGAATCCCAAGGACGGCAGCCCGTTGTGGTCGTCCGAGCTGGATTCCGAAGTGATCGCCGCACCGGCGATCAGCGGTGACCTGGTGATCGTGCGTACGCAGGATGGTCGCGTGTACGGCCTCGACGCCGCCACCGGCAAGCGCCGCTGGGTCTACGATCAGGGCACCGTGCCCACGCTCAGCCTGCGCGGCTACGGCATGCCGCTGGCCGCGAACGGCGTGGTGTTCATCGGCAGCGACGACGGCAAGCTGGTGGCGCTGCGCGAGGACAATGGCGAGAAGCTGTGGGAGCAGCGCCTGGCCAACGGCGACGGCCGTACCGACATCGAGCGTCTCGACGACGCCGACGGCACGATCGCGCTCGACGGCAGCACGCTGTACGGCTCGGCCTACCACGGCAACCTCACCGCGATCGACGGTCCCAGCGGCCGTCCCCTGTGGTCGCATCCCTTCTCCACCTATACCTCGCTGGCCCTGGGCAGCAACGCCATCTACGGCGTCAACGACCAGGGCGAAGTGTGGGCCTTCGACCGCAGCAGCGGCGCGGACATGTGGAAGAACGCCAAGCTGAAGTACCGCTGGCTCACCGGTCCCGCGGTGCAGGGCAACTACGTGGTGGTAGCCGACGCCTACGGTTTCGTGCACTGGCTGCAGGCCGGCGACGGCGCGCTGGCCGCGCGCATGCGCCTGTCGAAGAAGCCGATCCAGGCCCAGCCGCTGGTGGTGGGCGATACCGTGTACGTCGAGGACGTGAAGGGCCATCTCGGCGCCTACCGTCTCGCCGCACACTGA
- the der gene encoding ribosome biogenesis GTPase Der: protein MLPVVALVGRPNVGKSTLFNALTRSRDALVADLPGVTRDRHYGVCHLAEERPFVVVDTGGLSGSDEGLDGLTAQQVRLAIGEAQALVFVLDARDGLLPQDRTILDELRRSGKPIIAAVNKTDGLDEQAALAEFAAFGIAATLPLSAAHNRGTDRLLAALQPLLPEDTDEELAPDEDDSIRVAIVGRPNAGKSTLINRLLGEDRLIVSDVAGTTRDPIRVPLERDGRKYTLIDTAGVRRRARVEEAVEKFSVIKTLQSMAAAQVVVMMIDARENLADQDLTLIGHALDEGRALVIAVNKWDGLDAYQRERCQEALARRLQFVEWARHVYISAMHGSGLRELMRAIVRAHASATKELNSSDLTRSLEKAYQNYQPPLVRGHAPKLRFAHPGGSNPPTIVIHGSRTKHIAPAYQRYLENFFRQRYKLEGTSIRIVFREGENPYAGKKNVLTEGQLRKRQRMIREMKKRKK, encoded by the coding sequence ATGCTGCCCGTCGTCGCCCTGGTCGGTCGCCCCAACGTCGGTAAATCGACCCTGTTCAACGCGCTGACGCGCAGCCGCGACGCCCTGGTGGCCGACCTGCCGGGCGTCACCCGCGACCGCCACTACGGCGTCTGCCACCTCGCGGAGGAGCGGCCGTTCGTGGTGGTCGACACTGGCGGCCTGTCCGGTTCGGACGAAGGGCTGGACGGGCTCACCGCGCAACAGGTGCGCCTCGCCATCGGCGAGGCGCAGGCGCTGGTGTTCGTGCTGGATGCGCGTGATGGCCTGCTGCCGCAGGATCGCACCATCCTCGACGAGTTGCGCCGCAGCGGCAAACCGATCATCGCCGCGGTCAACAAGACCGACGGCCTCGACGAGCAGGCCGCGCTGGCCGAATTCGCCGCCTTCGGCATCGCCGCCACGCTGCCGCTGTCCGCCGCGCACAACCGCGGCACCGACCGCCTGCTCGCCGCGCTGCAGCCGTTGCTGCCGGAAGACACCGACGAGGAACTCGCACCGGACGAGGACGACAGCATCCGCGTCGCCATCGTCGGTCGCCCCAACGCGGGCAAGTCCACCCTGATCAACCGCCTGCTCGGCGAAGACCGGCTGATCGTCTCGGACGTCGCCGGCACCACGCGCGACCCGATCCGCGTGCCGCTGGAGCGCGACGGCCGCAAATACACCCTGATCGACACCGCCGGCGTGCGTCGCCGCGCACGCGTTGAGGAAGCGGTGGAGAAGTTCAGCGTCATCAAGACCCTGCAGTCGATGGCCGCCGCGCAGGTGGTGGTGATGATGATCGACGCGCGCGAGAACCTCGCCGACCAGGACCTCACCCTGATCGGCCACGCACTGGACGAGGGCAGGGCGCTGGTGATCGCGGTGAACAAGTGGGACGGCCTCGATGCTTACCAGCGCGAACGCTGCCAGGAGGCGCTGGCGCGCCGCCTGCAGTTCGTGGAGTGGGCGCGGCACGTCTACATCTCCGCCATGCACGGCTCGGGCCTGCGCGAGCTGATGCGCGCCATCGTGCGTGCGCATGCTTCCGCGACCAAGGAGCTGAACTCCTCCGACCTCACCCGCTCGCTGGAAAAGGCCTACCAGAACTACCAGCCCCCGCTGGTGCGCGGGCACGCGCCCAAGCTGCGCTTCGCCCATCCCGGCGGCAGCAATCCGCCCACCATCGTGATCCACGGCAGCCGCACCAAGCACATCGCGCCGGCGTACCAGCGTTACCTCGAGAACTTCTTCCGCCAGCGCTACAAGCTGGAAGGCACCTCCATCCGCATCGTGTTCCGCGAAGGCGAGAACCCCTACGCCGGCAAGAAGAACGTGCTGACCGAAGGCCAGCTGCGCAAGCGCCAGCGCATGATCCGCGAGATGAAGAAGCGCAAGAAGTAG
- the moeB gene encoding molybdopterin-synthase adenylyltransferase MoeB: MPSHTDRDNWLAELRGRISELSPADALARQAQGALLLDVREDSERTAGMPAGALGISRGFLELRIEQAEPDRARAVLVLCGSGTRSLLAAETLQRMGYREVLSVAGGFERWKSEGLPIVASALDADAAERYARQLRLPQVGEAGQAKLAAAKVVLLGAGGLGAPAALYLAAAGVGQLTLIDDDRVERSNLHRQVIHADARVGMAKTESARLALNALNPRVRIETRQERLCADNVERLLRGHDVLIDGADNFPARYLLAAASQRLRLPMVYGAVERFGGQVSVFDPHRPDSPCYRCLFPEPPAAADAPNCSEAGVLGVLPGIVGLLQATEALKLILGLGQPLTGRLLSFDALGMRFRETRLPSDPACPGCGAHAHFAGYGEIAAFCASAG, encoded by the coding sequence ATGCCCTCCCACACCGATCGCGACAACTGGCTGGCCGAACTGCGCGGCCGCATTTCCGAGCTTTCGCCCGCCGACGCGCTGGCACGCCAGGCGCAAGGCGCCTTGCTGCTCGACGTGCGCGAGGACAGTGAGCGCACCGCCGGCATGCCGGCGGGCGCGCTGGGCATCTCGCGCGGCTTTCTCGAATTGCGCATCGAGCAGGCGGAACCGGATCGCGCGCGCGCCGTCCTCGTCCTATGCGGCAGCGGCACGCGTTCATTGCTGGCGGCGGAGACGCTTCAACGCATGGGCTATCGCGAGGTGCTATCCGTGGCTGGCGGTTTCGAACGCTGGAAGAGCGAAGGCCTGCCCATCGTGGCGTCCGCCCTGGATGCCGACGCCGCCGAACGCTACGCACGCCAGCTGCGCCTGCCGCAGGTGGGCGAGGCGGGGCAGGCGAAGCTGGCGGCGGCGAAGGTGGTGCTGCTGGGCGCCGGCGGCCTGGGCGCACCGGCGGCGCTGTATCTCGCCGCCGCCGGCGTGGGCCAGCTCACCCTGATCGACGACGATCGCGTGGAGCGTTCCAACCTGCACCGGCAGGTGATCCATGCCGATGCGCGCGTGGGCATGGCCAAGACCGAGTCGGCGCGTCTGGCGCTGAACGCCTTGAATCCGCGCGTGCGCATCGAGACCCGCCAGGAGCGCCTGTGCGCGGACAACGTGGAGCGCCTGCTGCGCGGCCACGACGTGCTGATCGACGGCGCCGACAATTTCCCCGCGCGCTACCTGCTGGCCGCGGCTTCGCAGCGGCTGCGGCTGCCGATGGTCTACGGCGCGGTGGAGCGCTTCGGCGGCCAGGTCAGCGTATTTGACCCGCACCGGCCGGATTCGCCGTGCTACCGCTGCCTGTTCCCCGAGCCGCCCGCGGCGGCCGATGCGCCGAACTGCAGCGAGGCCGGCGTACTCGGTGTGCTGCCCGGCATCGTGGGCCTGCTGCAGGCCACCGAGGCGCTCAAGCTGATCCTCGGTCTCGGCCAGCCGCTGACCGGCCGCCTGCTGTCCTTCGATGCGCTGGGCATGCGTTTCCGCGAGACGCGCCTGCCGAGCGACCCGGCGTGTCCTGGATGCGGCGCGCACGCGCACTTTGCCGGTTACGGGGAGATCGCCGCGTTCTGCGCATCCGCCGGTTGA
- a CDS encoding GNAT family N-acetyltransferase has product MPIPLPNPADPVRLASPPLVLRPWQDDDAPALHEAVQESLDSLGRWLPWCRADYDLDAARQRINCCKLGWSTGEQYAFAVLDTVGRLVGSVGLNQLDERDLRANLGYWLRISANGQGYAAQAARAVAAFGFERLALQRIEIVAATGNLASRRCAERIGARREGIARRRVLLHGQSEDAVVYGLLPADLAQPADAQNAAISP; this is encoded by the coding sequence ATGCCCATTCCACTGCCGAACCCCGCCGATCCCGTGCGCCTCGCATCCCCGCCACTCGTTCTGCGTCCATGGCAGGACGATGACGCGCCGGCCTTGCACGAGGCCGTGCAGGAATCGCTGGACAGCCTCGGCCGCTGGTTGCCCTGGTGCCGGGCCGATTACGACCTGGACGCAGCACGCCAGCGCATCAACTGCTGCAAGCTAGGTTGGAGCACGGGCGAGCAGTACGCCTTTGCGGTTCTCGATACGGTGGGACGCTTGGTCGGCAGCGTCGGGCTCAATCAACTGGACGAGCGCGACCTGCGCGCCAACCTCGGCTATTGGCTGCGCATTTCCGCCAACGGGCAAGGGTACGCGGCACAGGCGGCACGCGCCGTCGCGGCATTCGGCTTCGAGAGGCTGGCCTTGCAAAGGATCGAGATCGTTGCGGCAACCGGAAACCTGGCCAGCCGGCGCTGCGCCGAACGCATCGGCGCCAGGCGCGAGGGCATCGCAAGAAGGCGAGTGCTGTTGCACGGACAATCCGAGGACGCGGTGGTCTACGGGCTGCTCCCCGCCGATCTCGCTCAACCGGCGGATGCGCAGAACGCGGCGATCTCCCCGTAA
- the folD gene encoding bifunctional methylenetetrahydrofolate dehydrogenase/methenyltetrahydrofolate cyclohydrolase FolD: MSARILDGKRIAQELLDRIARRVAERKAQGLPAPGLAVVLVGDDAASSVYVRNKRKACHQVGFRSFDYDLPSATTQDELFALIDRLNADPTVHGILVQSPLPEHIDEDALVDRIDPAKDVDGFQAVNVGRLALRRFGLRPCTPKGVMTLLGHTDRPVRGQHAVVVGVSNHVGRPLALELLIAGCTTTCCHKFTRDLEGYVRQADIVIVAVGRPGLVKGEWIKPGAVVVDVGINRLDDGRLVGDVEFAPAAERASWITPVPGGVGPMTVATLMENTLEAAEAR; encoded by the coding sequence ATGAGCGCACGCATCCTCGACGGCAAACGCATCGCGCAGGAATTGCTGGATCGCATCGCCCGGCGCGTCGCCGAACGCAAGGCGCAGGGCTTGCCTGCGCCGGGGTTGGCGGTGGTGCTGGTGGGCGACGACGCGGCTTCGTCGGTGTACGTGCGCAACAAGCGCAAGGCCTGCCATCAGGTCGGCTTCCGTTCGTTCGACTACGACCTGCCGTCGGCCACCACGCAGGACGAGTTGTTCGCGTTGATCGACCGCCTCAACGCCGACCCGACGGTGCACGGCATCCTGGTGCAGTCGCCGCTGCCCGAGCACATCGACGAGGACGCGCTGGTCGACCGCATCGACCCGGCCAAGGACGTGGACGGCTTCCAGGCGGTGAACGTCGGGCGCCTCGCATTGCGCCGCTTCGGCCTGCGACCGTGCACGCCCAAGGGCGTGATGACCCTGCTCGGCCACACCGACCGCCCGGTACGCGGCCAGCATGCGGTGGTCGTGGGCGTGTCCAATCACGTGGGCCGGCCATTGGCGCTGGAACTGCTGATCGCCGGCTGCACCACCACCTGCTGCCACAAGTTCACCCGCGACCTGGAAGGCTACGTGCGCCAGGCCGATATCGTGATCGTCGCCGTGGGCCGGCCGGGGCTGGTCAAGGGCGAATGGATCAAGCCCGGTGCGGTGGTGGTCGACGTGGGCATCAACCGGCTCGACGACGGCCGGCTGGTGGGCGACGTGGAATTTGCGCCGGCTGCCGAACGCGCCAGCTGGATCACGCCGGTGCCCGGCGGCGTGGGCCCGATGACCGTGGCCACGCTGATGGAAAACACGCTGGAAGCCGCGGAAGCCCGCTGA
- the guaB gene encoding IMP dehydrogenase, with product MRILAEALTYDDVYLVPGHSTVLPRDVDTSTRFTRSLRLNIPIVSAAMDTVTEARLAITMAQQGGIGIIHKNMTLEQQAAEVRLVKKFEAGVIRNPFSVSPETSIREVLKLTRAHSISGVPVVEGGKLVGIVTSRDMRFERKPDDPVRNIMTRQERLVTVKEGASQDEVLQLLHKHRIEKVLVVNDGFELRGLITVKDIQKARDNPNSVKDRNEALLVGAAVGVGGDTERRVEALVEAGVDVLVVDTAHGHSQGVIDRVAWVKKNYPQVQVVAGNIVTGDAALMLRDAGADAVKVGVGPGSICTTRVVAGVGVPQITAIDLVATALKDSIPLIADGGIRYSGDIPKALAAGASSVMLGSMFAGTEESPGEVELFQGRSYKSYRGMGSIGAMQLGSKDRYFQDNEADADKLVPEGIEGRVPYRGSLRNIIHQLIGGLRASMGYLGAATVDDVRNKAQFVKVTSAGVTEAHPHDIQITKEAPNYRLNS from the coding sequence ATGCGCATACTCGCCGAGGCGCTAACCTACGACGACGTCTACCTCGTTCCGGGCCATTCCACCGTGCTGCCGCGCGACGTGGACACCTCCACCCGGTTCACCCGTAGCCTGCGACTGAACATCCCCATCGTCTCCGCCGCGATGGACACCGTGACCGAAGCGCGGCTCGCCATCACCATGGCGCAGCAGGGCGGCATCGGCATCATCCACAAGAACATGACGCTCGAGCAGCAGGCCGCCGAAGTGCGGCTGGTGAAGAAGTTCGAGGCCGGCGTGATCCGCAATCCCTTCAGCGTGAGCCCGGAGACGTCGATCCGCGAAGTGCTCAAGCTCACCCGCGCGCACAGCATCTCCGGCGTGCCGGTGGTGGAGGGCGGCAAGCTGGTGGGCATCGTCACCAGCCGCGACATGCGATTCGAGCGCAAGCCGGACGATCCGGTGCGCAACATCATGACCCGCCAGGAGCGCCTGGTGACGGTGAAGGAAGGCGCCAGCCAGGACGAAGTGCTGCAGCTCCTGCACAAGCACCGCATCGAGAAGGTGCTGGTGGTCAACGACGGCTTCGAACTGCGCGGCCTGATCACCGTGAAGGACATCCAGAAGGCGCGCGACAACCCGAATTCGGTGAAGGATCGCAACGAGGCGCTGCTGGTCGGCGCCGCGGTGGGCGTGGGCGGCGACACCGAGCGCCGCGTGGAAGCGCTGGTCGAGGCCGGCGTGGACGTGCTGGTGGTGGACACCGCGCACGGCCATTCGCAAGGCGTGATCGACCGCGTGGCCTGGGTGAAGAAAAACTACCCGCAGGTGCAGGTGGTGGCCGGCAACATCGTCACCGGCGACGCCGCGCTGATGCTGCGCGACGCCGGCGCCGACGCGGTGAAGGTGGGCGTGGGCCCCGGCTCGATCTGCACCACCCGCGTGGTGGCCGGCGTGGGCGTGCCGCAGATCACCGCGATCGACCTGGTGGCCACCGCGCTGAAGGATTCCATCCCGCTGATCGCCGACGGCGGCATCCGCTACTCCGGCGACATCCCCAAGGCGTTGGCCGCGGGCGCCAGCTCGGTGATGCTGGGCTCGATGTTCGCCGGCACCGAGGAATCGCCCGGCGAGGTGGAGCTGTTCCAGGGGCGCTCGTACAAGAGCTACCGCGGCATGGGCTCGATCGGCGCGATGCAGCTCGGCTCCAAGGACCGTTACTTCCAGGACAACGAGGCCGACGCCGACAAACTGGTGCCCGAGGGCATCGAAGGCCGCGTGCCGTACCGCGGTTCGCTGCGCAACATCATCCATCAGCTGATCGGCGGCCTGCGCGCCTCGATGGGCTACCTCGGCGCGGCCACCGTCGACGACGTGCGCAACAAGGCGCAGTTCGTCAAGGTGACCTCGGCCGGCGTCACCGAAGCGCATCCGCACGACATCCAGATCACCAAGGAAGCGCCGAATTACCGGCTGAATTCCTGA
- the guaA gene encoding glutamine-hydrolyzing GMP synthase gives MQNIHSDKILILDFGAQYTQLIARRVRELGVYCEIWAWDHEPAEIAAFGAKGIILSGGPESTTLPGAPKAPQEVFDAGLPILGICYGMQTLAAQLGGATEAADQREFGHAEVDIVATSRLFDGLSDHAGAHRLDVWMSHGDHVSQAPPGFAITGSTDRIPVAVMENETKRWYGVQFHPEVTHTKQGSALLKRFVTEICGCATLWTAANIIEDQVARVREQVGTDHVLLGLSGGVDSSVVAALLHQAIGDQLTCVFVDTGLLRWQEGDQVMATMAEHMGVKVIRVNAAERYFKALEGVADPEAKRKIIGRLFVEIFDEESAKVTAAGHGQVKWLAQGTIYPDVIESAGSKTGKAHVIKSHHNVGGLPEHMKLKLVEPLRELFKDEVRRIGVELGLPRAMVYRHPFPGPGLGVRILGEVKPEYAELLARADAIFIEELRKADLYDKTSQAFAVFLPVKSVGVVGDARAYEWVIALRAVETIDFMTAHWAHLPYDFLGKVSNRIINELRGVSRVVYDISGKPPATIEWE, from the coding sequence ATGCAGAACATCCATTCCGACAAGATCCTCATCCTCGACTTCGGCGCGCAGTACACGCAGCTGATCGCCCGCCGCGTGCGCGAGCTGGGCGTGTATTGCGAGATCTGGGCCTGGGACCACGAGCCGGCCGAGATCGCCGCGTTCGGCGCCAAGGGCATCATCCTGTCCGGCGGGCCGGAGTCCACCACGTTGCCGGGTGCGCCCAAGGCACCGCAGGAAGTGTTCGACGCGGGCTTGCCCATCCTCGGCATCTGCTACGGCATGCAGACGCTGGCCGCGCAGCTGGGCGGTGCGACGGAAGCCGCCGACCAGCGCGAGTTCGGCCACGCGGAAGTGGACATCGTGGCGACGAGCCGCCTGTTCGACGGCCTGAGCGACCACGCCGGCGCGCACCGCCTGGACGTCTGGATGAGCCACGGCGACCACGTCAGCCAGGCGCCGCCGGGCTTCGCCATCACCGGCTCCACCGACCGCATTCCCGTCGCGGTGATGGAGAACGAGACGAAGCGCTGGTACGGCGTGCAGTTCCATCCCGAGGTGACGCACACCAAGCAGGGCAGCGCGCTGCTCAAGCGTTTCGTCACCGAGATCTGCGGCTGCGCCACGCTGTGGACGGCGGCCAACATCATCGAGGACCAGGTCGCCCGCGTGCGCGAACAGGTGGGTACCGACCACGTGTTGCTCGGCCTGTCCGGCGGTGTGGATTCCTCGGTGGTCGCCGCGCTGCTACACCAGGCGATCGGCGACCAGCTCACCTGCGTGTTCGTCGACACCGGCCTGCTGCGCTGGCAGGAGGGCGACCAGGTGATGGCCACCATGGCCGAGCACATGGGCGTCAAGGTGATCCGTGTCAACGCCGCCGAGCGCTATTTCAAGGCGCTGGAAGGCGTGGCCGACCCGGAAGCCAAGCGCAAGATCATCGGCCGCCTGTTCGTGGAGATCTTCGACGAGGAGTCCGCCAAGGTCACCGCTGCCGGCCACGGCCAGGTCAAGTGGCTGGCGCAGGGCACCATCTACCCCGACGTGATCGAATCGGCCGGCAGCAAGACCGGCAAGGCCCACGTCATCAAGAGCCACCACAACGTCGGCGGCCTGCCCGAGCACATGAAGCTCAAGCTGGTCGAGCCGCTGCGCGAGCTGTTCAAGGACGAGGTGCGCCGCATCGGCGTGGAACTCGGCCTGCCGCGCGCCATGGTCTATCGCCATCCGTTCCCCGGCCCCGGCCTGGGCGTGCGCATCCTGGGCGAGGTGAAGCCGGAGTACGCCGAGCTGCTGGCTCGCGCCGACGCCATCTTCATCGAGGAACTGCGCAAGGCCGACCTCTACGACAAGACCAGCCAGGCCTTCGCCGTGTTCCTGCCGGTGAAGTCGGTGGGCGTGGTGGGCGACGCGCGCGCCTACGAGTGGGTGATCGCGCTGCGTGCGGTGGAAACCATCGACTTCATGACCGCGCACTGGGCGCACCTGCCTTACGATTTCCTCGGCAAGGTCTCCAACCGCATCATCAACGAATTGCGCGGCGTCTCGCGCGTGGTCTACGACATCAGCGGCAAGCCGCCGGCGACCATCGAATGGGAATGA